From Leptotrichia wadei, one genomic window encodes:
- a CDS encoding GNAT family N-acetyltransferase, with product MEVENIEIINGINDNNKNDIVKWTNEKGKDFLEQWAGKSLDFPLTESQIDDLKDIYSIFCENEFVGIIQKIRKEMNNIHIGRFLINPELTGKGLGKRALLEFISLIFQEKNVNSITLNVFDYNVGAKKLYEKVGFKVVNITKNPMKKYMMIRKKVKNRRK from the coding sequence ATGGAAGTAGAAAATATAGAAATAATAAACGGAATAAATGACAATAATAAAAATGATATAGTCAAATGGACTAATGAAAAGGGAAAGGATTTTCTTGAGCAATGGGCTGGAAAAAGCCTTGATTTTCCGCTTACAGAAAGCCAAATTGATGATTTGAAGGATATTTACTCGATTTTTTGTGAAAATGAATTTGTGGGGATTATTCAGAAAATACGAAAAGAAATGAATAATATTCATATTGGGCGATTTTTGATTAATCCTGAACTTACTGGAAAAGGACTTGGAAAAAGGGCTTTGTTGGAATTTATAAGTTTGATTTTTCAAGAAAAGAATGTAAATTCTATTACGTTAAATGTGTTTGATTATAATGTGGGGGCAAAGAAATTGTATGAGAAAGTGGGATTTAAAGTTGTAAATATTACTAAAAATCCGATGAAAAAGTATATGATGATTAGAAAAAAGGTGAAAAATAGGAGAAAATGA
- the wzy gene encoding O-antigen polysaccharide polymerase Wzy, which translates to MKSSNLIKEDRIGFLIFHMFVIAFVLFLKSVVTFPNDALEMKFLECLLMGVYIYTFFTAKIYLEWLNSYMIFLYTLFLFNFTRIFLDIVNYKEFGWATKFANFYFYYDVRNEIITVFLLVLLFTHLGFFIGISNEKISEIRSSITLESRRMFTDIGMALFIISLPALAYKMFIQLRVILHAGYEAYYTGILKGVDYPAFTKGSGTVMTIGFLIFLISIPSKRKFLTISSLYLMVKLLDSFKGARAIFLTQLLFIMWYYAKVYGIRIKAKTMVKLVGFTVIFSQILVSIRSKKIFSLDLINTIYNFLFSQGVSYLVLGYTINFKHNIVGHGSYPYILQGLLGFQPQSLETLETTNSLADRLTYYLNSGAYLKGEGIGSNYIAEMYDLGYIWLIIISILLGIAIIKYEKYVVKNRFLLLTSYYFIPNLFYIPRGSFFGEGLIKNMAMLIAVYVLVFSFDYMYRKIEEKKELI; encoded by the coding sequence ATGAAAAGTAGTAATCTTATAAAAGAAGATAGAATTGGATTTTTAATATTTCATATGTTTGTTATTGCATTTGTGCTATTTTTAAAAAGTGTGGTGACTTTTCCAAATGATGCATTGGAAATGAAATTTTTAGAATGTCTGCTTATGGGAGTGTATATTTATACATTTTTTACGGCAAAAATTTATTTGGAGTGGTTAAATTCGTATATGATTTTTTTGTATACGCTGTTTTTGTTTAATTTTACAAGGATATTTCTGGATATTGTGAACTATAAGGAATTTGGATGGGCTACGAAGTTTGCTAACTTTTACTTTTATTATGATGTGAGAAATGAGATAATAACAGTTTTTTTACTTGTCTTATTGTTTACACATTTGGGATTTTTTATTGGAATTTCAAATGAAAAAATTAGTGAAATAAGAAGCAGCATAACGCTTGAAAGCAGAAGAATGTTTACGGATATTGGAATGGCTTTATTTATAATCTCATTGCCTGCTTTAGCCTACAAAATGTTCATACAGTTAAGAGTAATATTACATGCTGGATATGAGGCTTATTATACTGGGATTTTAAAGGGCGTCGATTATCCTGCATTTACAAAAGGCTCTGGAACAGTAATGACAATCGGATTTTTAATATTTTTAATTTCAATTCCATCCAAAAGAAAATTTTTGACAATTTCTTCCCTTTATCTTATGGTAAAACTGTTGGATTCGTTCAAGGGGGCAAGAGCAATATTTTTGACACAGCTGCTTTTTATAATGTGGTATTATGCAAAAGTCTATGGAATCAGGATAAAAGCCAAGACAATGGTAAAATTAGTAGGATTTACAGTGATTTTCTCACAAATTTTAGTATCTATCCGAAGTAAAAAAATATTCAGTTTAGATTTAATAAACACAATTTACAATTTCCTATTTTCTCAAGGTGTAAGTTACCTTGTCCTAGGCTACACAATTAACTTCAAGCATAACATTGTCGGACATGGAAGTTATCCGTACATTTTGCAGGGACTGTTAGGCTTCCAACCACAGTCGCTTGAAACTCTTGAAACAACAAATTCACTTGCAGACAGATTAACATATTACCTAAATTCAGGAGCTTATCTAAAAGGTGAAGGAATTGGTTCAAATTACATCGCTGAAATGTATGATTTAGGATATATCTGGTTAATTATAATCTCAATTTTACTTGGAATTGCAATTATAAAGTATGAAAAATATGTTGTAAAAAATAGATTTTTATTATTAACAAGTTATTACTTTATCCCAAATTTATTTTACATCCCAAGAGGTTCATTCTTTGGAGAAGGATTAATAAAAAATATGGCAATGCTAATTGCAGTTTACGTTCTAGTCTTTAGCTTTGACTATATGTACAGGAAGATTGAGGAAAAGAAGGAACTGATTTGA
- the trxB gene encoding thioredoxin-disulfide reductase, which yields MYDSVIIGSGPAGLTAAIYLSRAGLKNIVINGMEPGGQLITTTEVENFPGFPQGISGPQLMEDIKSQSQNFGTEFLQAVVKDIKDVENNGKKTFELHLDNGNIVETKTIILSTGASAKYLGIENERENIGKGVSACATCDGFFYRGKEVVVIGGGDTAMEEALFLTKFVNKVTIINRREFLRASAIMQKRARDNEKIEWKLDYTPKKVLADEKVTGIELLNNKTGEIETFKTDGIFVAIGRTPNTKFLEGKVEIDDRGYVMTKGKSSKTSTSGIFAAGDVQDSKYQQAIVAAGSGAIAALDVEEYLRENNL from the coding sequence ATGTACGATTCAGTAATTATCGGATCAGGGCCGGCAGGACTTACAGCCGCAATTTATTTAAGCCGTGCTGGACTAAAAAATATCGTAATAAATGGAATGGAGCCAGGCGGACAGCTTATAACGACAACAGAAGTTGAAAACTTTCCAGGATTTCCACAAGGAATTTCAGGACCGCAATTAATGGAAGATATAAAGTCTCAATCTCAAAATTTTGGAACTGAATTTTTGCAAGCGGTGGTAAAAGATATTAAAGATGTTGAAAATAATGGGAAAAAGACATTTGAATTACATTTAGATAATGGAAATATTGTAGAAACAAAGACAATAATTTTATCAACAGGGGCAAGTGCAAAATATCTTGGAATTGAAAATGAAAGGGAAAATATTGGAAAAGGAGTCAGTGCCTGTGCTACTTGTGATGGATTTTTCTATCGTGGAAAAGAAGTGGTTGTAATTGGCGGGGGAGATACTGCAATGGAAGAGGCTTTATTTTTAACAAAATTTGTAAATAAAGTTACTATTATTAATAGAAGGGAATTTTTACGTGCTTCTGCAATTATGCAAAAAAGAGCAAGAGATAATGAAAAAATCGAGTGGAAGCTGGATTACACGCCTAAAAAAGTATTGGCAGATGAAAAAGTTACAGGAATTGAACTTCTAAATAATAAAACCGGAGAAATCGAAACTTTTAAAACAGATGGAATTTTTGTGGCAATTGGAAGAACTCCAAATACAAAATTTCTTGAGGGAAAAGTTGAAATTGACGACAGAGGCTACGTTATGACAAAGGGAAAATCTTCTAAAACAAGCACTTCTGGAATTTTTGCAGCAGGAGATGTTCAAGATAGTAAATATCAGCAGGCGATTGTTGCGGCAGGAAGTGGAGCAATTGCAGCGCTTGATGTGGAAGAATATTTGAGGGAAAATAATTTATAA
- the trxA gene encoding thioredoxin has translation MALNLNKDNFEKSIANGVALVDFWASWCGPCKMQLPIIEEFSGEMEGKATVGKVNVDEELELAQSFGIQSIPTLILFKDGKPVKKLVGLHSKEALYEEVNQVL, from the coding sequence ATGGCATTAAATTTAAATAAAGATAATTTTGAAAAGAGTATTGCAAATGGAGTGGCTCTAGTAGATTTTTGGGCTAGCTGGTGCGGACCTTGTAAAATGCAGCTTCCTATTATTGAAGAATTTTCAGGAGAAATGGAAGGAAAAGCTACAGTTGGAAAAGTAAATGTAGATGAAGAATTGGAATTGGCACAATCTTTTGGAATCCAAAGCATTCCTACATTAATTTTATTCAAAGATGGAAAACCTGTTAAAAAATTAGTTGGATTACATTCAAAAGAAGCGCTTTATGAAGAAGTAAATCAAGTGTTATAA